From the Gadus chalcogrammus isolate NIFS_2021 chromosome 18, NIFS_Gcha_1.0, whole genome shotgun sequence genome, the window CAATTTTGcttgacatgctgttggacaccggaataaatatttcattctttcattcaatgtcattcatcaattgtgttaatgcataacaataaaacactgcaaacaAATGTAATTAAAATAGGTATTTGTGTTGTCTGGTTTACAAGCAGGCATTTTGCCGGGAATGGTTGTTTTTGACAGAAGCAATGCATTGAACATCAAGGAGCTAATTGAGGTGTTTTGAGACTGTAGGAGAGATCTGTTTAATGTGTCGGCCTATATAAAAGCTATATATACATAACTAAAACAATATTCACAACTGATTAATAAGTTCAGCACGGACTGGGGACTGGGGAGAGGGATTCTCTTGGAGATGCAGATGTTGTGCAGAACAGTGCACGCAGCTATTAGTGTGCAGACCCGATCTGGGTGCATCCGCATCTCCCCACGAAGGCAGTGAAACCCTCCGGATAACCCGACAGGCGgtcgatctgtgaacactgatcatatcgccgGCTGTGTTTTGAGATGCCCCGTTTGCATAGAAGCGAAGCGCAATGAAATGTCCAATGGATTGCTTCTGTCCCTAATTACTCTTTCCCGTCTAAATGCCCGCGCGTATGTATTACACGTGCCATGATTGCGCTGGATGGATCGGATGTAACTGCTATAGAAACAGCCGGGAATCGGGactctacgcctgcccctgaccaggcgtaggatttacccctggtcttagtgaaaagaacgctaagcccagttggtgcaaccggcgtaacggttaggtcggacttagaacgccaagttacgagACCAGGCGTATTTAagaccaggcttacgcccatTTGGCGCAACCCAGCCCAGGTTCTTTGGAGAGATGATGTAGTACAGCTTTGAGCCACCAGATGTCACTACAGCACCAGGTTCTGAGGAGAGATGGTGGATGTTCCCATCCCCTGTCCAACCCGTCCACACAAGGGTAACGGATCCGATCCCGGCGTCTGCACATgaccactgaccccccccccccccaagtgctccttaatgacctgcatcTCACGGGGAGTCCCTCTAATAAAACCCTTTTCAGAGTTCATAGTTTAAGTCTCGAAGGTCGTTTCCATAGCGATCCATCGCCGGGTCCCGTGGCAGCCAGAGAGGGCCGCGCCTCAGTCAGTCCACTacgacccccgcccccccggtctCTGTAGGCCCGGGGGCGGGTCCCGGGGCGGTCTGTCCCGGGGGGCCGGCCTCCAGACCCAGCAGGCTGCTGCTGGCGTCCCAGAGGCGGCGGGCGGCGTCCGGGTCTAGCGCCTGCGGGGCGGGCTCCGTCTCCGTCAGCACGTCGTAGTAGCGGCCCGTCACGGCCTCCAGCTCGGGGGCCACGGAGAGGTACACGCTGGGCTGGGCCCCCAGCGCCGGGCCCTTCACCAGCAGCGAGAAGAACGGACCTAGGAGGAGGGGAGCTTAGCCGGGCCGTTCACGTGACAGGGCTCTACCTTCTATTATCAAATGTTTTGCACCATGAGCCATAATTGCGACCATTATATTGTACTTGTGTTAGCCTTAAGCCTAGCTCAGTCACCATACCATACCACACACCACGCTGGGTAATGAGctgcattgaacacaagaagatctattgagaacaccaaatccatatttcctgttattttggtgaaagtaatGCAAAAGTAATGTAAAAGTAGTGTAATGCCTTACCATTCAAAGACAGTGATATTGtaatgtaactaattactttgaaatgacagtaacaagtaataaataatgcattactcTTTTGAAGTAACATGCCCAACACTGAAGAGGTCTGAATAGATGAGGGGaatttagatagatagataacagGTATAGATAGATGAGGTATATAGTCAGCATGATGAGAGGTCTGTGGATAGATGTATAGATGAGGGGTATATAGGCAGATGTTCTTACTGAGCACCGTGGTGGAGAAGGGCGATTGGTGGAGGCCCGTGTGTCTCCCCAGCTCAGTGGACGCCACCCCAGGGTGCACACAGTTCACCGTCACCCcagtacctacacacacacacacacacacacacatatatatacaaataaaaagtatttatatatatatatatatatatatattagtgctgtcagttaaacgcgttattaacggcgttaacgcaaaccaattttaacggcattaatttttttattgcgcgatagacgcaattttttttttttttctttggctcaaaacaaagaagcagtagcctgactgccatgttcaaggcagtatgtttgtatgttcatagTTTAATTGcgctataggctttttttttgtatcgtcctgttttgatcagtatatgccaatgttgttatcaataaaaaaacatttgccgatgcacttctccatgttgataagagcaataaaattagaaaaattaatgggacaaagaaatcaagggatatttagcgtagaaaaaataatcgtgagttaactatgaccttaatgcgattaatcgcgattaatgtcagagttaactcacgattattttaatcacttgacagcactaatatatatatatgcatatacatatgtaaataaacacacactacactacattTATAATAATCACACAATTTGCAACAAActttaaatgtataaaacatacacacatatatatataaataaatacacatcttatatatgcataaatatataaacacacatattaacctgtatgtaaacacacacagacacacactgccctGTAGCCCCTTCTGTAACGCCGGCACTAAGCGCTAGGCGGCAAGGTGCTAGGAGGCTAAGCGGTTAGGCGGCTAGCTCTTACCCCGGAGCCGCGCGGCGAGCTCCCTGGTGAACAGGACGTTGGCCAGCTTGCTCTGGCAGTAAGCCCGCTTGGTATCAAACTTCTTCCTGTCCCAGTTGAGGTCCTCGAAGTCCATCTGCCCCACGACATGGGCCAGCGATGACACGTTGATCACCCGGCTGGGGGCGCAGTCCTGCAGCTTCTCCAGCAGGAGGTGGGTCAACAGGAAGTGGCCTATCAAGAGTTGCagacaggatgtgatgtcacgCACGTTCCAGGACACGACCACAACAGAACTGGAATGAAATCATTCGTATAGAAAATATCATTTCAGATTGATAACCGATAAACCAGCTCTAAACAGCACCAGAGGCAAGCTCTTGGTCAACCCTGACGTAATATGTGTTTATAAATgtaataaagataagaacgtaTGGAAATAACAAATGTACAACCTTACTTCTGCATGATATTACTTCTGCCTCCcccttacgcacttattgcatgttgcccgtcctggcacttaaaaatagtactcagcattgtgtagcatcttatcctggctgtctttgttgtgtacggggaatgggttaaactAGCAATTGTtaatgcttggcacttggttctatgaacatccttactgtaccgacagcgatatattgatgtttctccttcttctgacaaatgtacttattgtaggtcgctttagataaaagcgtcagcttaTTGCCCAACATGTAAATTAAATGATTCCCATTATTTATGGCTGTGGTGTCATGACTTCTCTACGGGACGTTCGTCCAACGCTTCATTCGGCTGGGAGCCGCGGCCGCAACAACCGAGGGACGGTCGGAAGCTTCTAGAAGGGTTCCTCACCGAGATGGTTCACCCCGAACTGCATGTCGAAGCCGTCCTCCGTCTTGCCCGCCGGACAGCGCATCACCCCCGCGTTGTTGATCAGGATGTCGACCCGCCGCTCCTCTGGGGAAACAAACCACCGTCAAGAACCAAACCACACCGGTCAAGAACCAAACCACACGCGTCAAGAACCAAACCACACCCATCAAGAACCAAACCACACCGGTCAAGAACCAAACCACACCGGTCAAGAACCAAACCACACCGGTCAAGAACCAAACCACACCGGTCAAGAACCAAACCACACCCGTCAAGAACCAAACCACACGCGTCAAGAACCAAACCACACGCGTCAAGAACCAAACCACACCCGTCAAGAACCAAACCACACCCGTCAAGAACCAAACCACACCGGTCAAGAACCAAACCACACCGGTCAAGAACCAAACCACACCCGTCAAGAACCAAACCACACCGGTCAAGAACCAAACCACACCCGTCAAGAACCAAACCACACGCGTCAAGAACCAAACCACACGCGTCAAGAACCAAACCACACGCGTCAAGAACCAAACCACACGCGTCAAGAACTAAACCACACCCATTAAGAACCAAACCGCACCCATCAAGGACCAAACCACATCCATCAAGACCTCCCACTATAGGAGGTCCCACCCTCAAGGCCTCCCACCATAGGGGGTCCAAAATACAGACCTCCCACCATGGGGGGGTCCCAGCAACATGTCCTCCCACCAGCTCAATAGGGGTCACACCCATTAACAGAGAGTTATAGAACGCAACTGTCTCTGTCTGCCCTGGCTGCTTATTGGACCAAGGAGCGTCTCCATTGGTTGACAGTGTTCTATCCTGGCAGGTGAGTGGAGGGCAGCCTGGCTATTGGTTGACAGTGTTCTGTCCTGGCTGCGGATTGGATGGCTGTTCTCCTATTGGTTGAAAGTGTTCTGTCCTGATGACTGGCTATTAGCTGACAGTGTTCTGTCctggcatctgattggctgacagtgTTGTGTCCTGgcagctgattggctgacatTGTTGTGTCCTGgcagctgattggctgacatTGTTGTGTCCTGGCAGCTGATTGGCTGACCTTGGTTGATGGCCTGGGCGAAGCGGCGTATGGAGCGGACGGAGGCCAGGTCCAGTTCCCGGGCGTAGACGTGGGGGTTCAGGGTCTTCCCCCGGATCTCCCGCGCCGCCGCCTCACACTTCACCAGGTCCCGACATCCCAGAATGATCCGACCCCCTGCCGGCACGGTAATAGCAGAACATGATTGTTAACATTTTGTTTTACAACGGGGTCAGCCCGTGCGAAGagattaaaaacaaaagggaCCAAAGGCTCAGTTagggttccacgtcgacgcaacgcaaggactccgcagacgcttcgacgcactCGTGaccctgttttggttctgcgtcaggtttcagtgagcggaccaatcacagcccttgctgctgcgtcgcttCTACGCAGAGTTataatttttgggaggcgcgcgtcctgggtccgcaaggacgtaatgggtcctcaaacccccttgcgttgcgtcgacgtggaaccctAACTAAGCCTTAAGAGAAATGTCTATGTCGGATTAAATGCGACTGCGGACCACACCTCTCTTGGCGAGCTCCTGGGCGGTGGCCTTCCCGATGCCCGTGTTGGCGCCTGTGATTACCACCGTCTTCCCCGGGATGGTTGCCTTGCTGGGGCACGGGCCCCGGGTCACATAGTCCCTGGAGAGGGGCAAACAGCTCAGACCAGCTACACCACAAACACCGGACCCAGGGGCTAGCTTCTGCTAACGATCCCTGCCTTAACAACACTGTGTCAGTGAGTTAGTGTTGCTCCAATAGATTCGATCCCAATCAGGAATTAATAAAGTCCTATCTTACTGTTGATATTGAATTGTATGATTCTTGAAGATAAGAGACAATAAGACCACCCCTGatccgaccccctccccccccaccacacacacacttgttttaaAATAAGTTGTACAGGAATTAGACAATAATTGCACAAAGCCTTACAACTACAATGCCAATCGTTGTTTTAGTTTGTTATCGCTCTATTTTGTTAATATTATTGATATTTAAGGCGTACATGACTAGTCCTGTTTCCTTTACTTTTGAGTTATGTTTGAACCTTGAAGTTATGTTGGAGGGTGTAACCTACCAGTAACCAGTGTCTCTCATTATACAAAGTACATCAGTGATACTCACTTCAAGAGAACAGCAAACCCCACAGCCGTTCCGAAAGCAGACAACGGTAGGATGTATTTGCTCATTGCGGCCGGTTTACAGTTATAAAATAGACATGAATAAAGTAATGTCAAACATtatgatacagagagacagtgctGCAGTCCAGTCAACACAAGGTCACATGGGCCGCGCATGCTGTTGTCGTCACGACAT encodes:
- the LOC130371676 gene encoding retinol dehydrogenase 13-like; protein product: MSKYILPLSAFGTAVGFAVLLKDYVTRGPCPSKATIPGKTVVITGANTGIGKATAQELAKRGGRIILGCRDLVKCEAAAREIRGKTLNPHVYARELDLASVRSIRRFAQAINQEERRVDILINNAGVMRCPAGKTEDGFDMQFGVNHLGHFLLTHLLLEKLQDCAPSRVINVSSLAHVVGQMDFEDLNWDRKKFDTKRAYCQSKLANVLFTRELAARLRGTGVTVNCVHPGVASTELGRHTGLHQSPFSTTVLSPFFSLLVKGPALGAQPSVYLSVAPELEAVTGRYYDVLTETEPAPQALDPDAARRLWDASSSLLGLEAGPPGQTAPGPAPGPTETGGAGVVVD